The sequence below is a genomic window from Ctenopharyngodon idella isolate HZGC_01 chromosome 11, HZGC01, whole genome shotgun sequence.
GTATCACCGTagcaattttataaataattaataaaaaatatatatttgttaaatttattGAATCTTTATTTTGCAGCGCAAATAATACATCTGTCTATTgactttttaataataataataataataataataataataaagcttcATCGAGCTATAACAGCCGCGGCTGTGTCACGTAGGCTAAATGAATgtcttattaaattaaaaacgaCAGGATGTCTCAATAATATTGTTTGATGGAATTACagttctttatatatattttcaatgtcAAATATAGTTTATTTTCAACATAATGAAAGCATCACTAAGGCGTCGAGCCGTTCCGTTTCATTCAGGTTTTGTTTCTCTCTATTGTATCAGAGCTTTTCCtttcaaataattaaacaaaactgctataaatataatacaaactATATAAACTATTTTTGCCATCAACATGAGCGATAAACGAGCGCAGAGCTGATGAAGGCCTACAGGCGACGGGTTTCATCTCTTCTCTGTAAACTGCTCTTTTATGTTTTCCTTTTTGCACCTCAGATGTAGAATCCATCCTGTAATGAGTTAAATAATTATGTGAGTTaattggccaaaaaaaaaaagaaattttgaagacatgttttgaaaaaaaaaaagaaaaaacatttttttttacaaaaaaggggggggggggttaatTAGCCACACTTCACATTTTCCTGTCCAGCAATGCAAAATTACttcacaaaataatattaattattcattatcatTTGAGGTCAAAAACAAGGTCAGTCATGCCAGAATGAGTCATCTGCAGTGACCATTAATTGTTTCATATACATTTAGTTCATGACTGACGTTGTTCACATACATGAAGAACCCCGcccgaacacacacacacacacgttataAACGGTTATATGCCAAAACGTTTAATGCCAAACCTACAGcaaacacacatgaacagaTGAAAATGATGTGCAAAAGGTTCAGTAAAAGGTCACAGCTCATGATGGGGTTCTTCAGGGTGAAGGGTCTCTGCGGGCCTGTCCTGGATTTGAGTCATTTCTTACTGGTTTACCAGCATTCACCAGAGCCTTTACAaaacatacactctaaaaaatgctgggttgtttcaacccaaatttgggtcaaaaaaTGGAcccaatttaaaataaatttttaacccaacggttgggtttgtccatatttgacccaaatttgggttgaaacaattTTAAACGTGTTTGTTTACTGCAGGGTTTATTTAGGAAAGAAATTTCTGTATGTTGTCACATGTGGAGCCTGCTACATATTTGAATACACCACCATTTTAGAATATGTTGTCATTTGCCACGACATATcgtttgaatcttttgttttgaaccagtgattcggagcgcgtctgccaaagtcacgtgatttcgaAATTTGATTATTCACGCTGATCTCGATCAGTTTTATAATGTAGACATTTTCATGCCACATTTGTATaccaaaaaaaaggaaaagtagTAGTTGATTGCCTCTTTTTGGCCTGATAAGCgtcaataaaacacataaaacaagtcctaaaaataataaaacagccTACCATATACAGAAACTTCATATTTAATGATATCTGATTTGTAGGTTACATTTTCAATGGAACATGTGCGAgtggatttttatttatttatttgcatatttgaataCACCGCCTTTTTAGAATATGTTGTCATTTGCCATGAAACATTGTTTAGTGAGTGTTCTaatcgaatcttttgttttgaaccagtgattcggagcgcgcctgccaaaatcacgtgatttaaTTTCGCGTGTCTCGAAATGTATTGTTCACACTGATCTCGAACAGTTTTATAAAGTAGACATTTTAATGGCACATTTATATACTAAAAAAGGAAAAGTAGTAGTTGATTGTCTCTTTTTGGCCTGATAAGCGTCcataaaaacatgctaaaaataataaaataccaCACTATTATACAGAAACttaatgtttaattatataTGATTTGTAGGTTACAATTTCAATTAAACATTTGCGAGTGGATTTTTAAGAAGTGTCTGCATATTTGGGCTGTTTTCATTGCATTTACACCgttttgaccagcaggtgtCGCGTTTCGAGCgcttaaatgaatcattttgcgaaTCAATTTGATTTGAGTTGAGTTTCAATAAATTTGAGTTTCTTAGGACTGTTTTTCCCATCGTCTTTAAGttgcttttaattattttgtaggctatttaatCCACAGAAACACAACACAATAAGCGAAACAAAGATTTCAATAAGCTTATGTTTTCCTTCAGTTGATAGTTcatgtaaaacacaaacagacCTCGACGCTTAACCTCGACAATACAATTAACAAATACACGAGGCGAAAATACTCCCTCTAAACATTAAAGCATGACACACATAACTACTAGCCTACTAATAATCAACAGCAGTTATGTGAATAAACCCAGTAAACAACGActgtataatttattcatgctgcagtgcatgctgggaattcACAAACCCTTAACAATCACTAACATTGTTCAATATAAAGCTCTTTGTCCATGTGACTGTGAGGGGTTGAATTATTGAACGGAATTTTAGGACTTTCTGATGTGATGTGCGATACTGAGCTTGTCACTATAGTTAAATTAGAAGTAGgcctaatatttttataatatagcTATACTtcatatataggctatatttatatgcatttctttttcttaaGGAGCAAAAAATTACCATATTATCACCATGTTTGAACTGTAAtttcatttgtttgcagatgcctTGATATTTTCATGCTCTCACGAAGGccttgtttgatattttgttatctaatgtAATGATGTTTTAGTGTGACTTAAGTGTCTAAACACTTTTTGCTGCAGATGTATCTTATGTAAGAGCACAATACTGCCAAATCTGACAGCCCTGATGGAGTTTGATGGGtggaaaaaacataaaacaaaacagaaaagctCTGTGGCACTTTAGCAGTGGATAGTATAAACCACACAGAGATTAAACCAACAACAGTTAGAAAAGAAACAGGCACAAACACCCCCTGAAATGATATCAATCCATTTATATAATAAGCAGACTGGCGGTCGAGTTAATTAAGCGACGATCATCAATAGAATCATCACAGTTTCTTTATTTACACGAGTGTAATTAGTCGTTCTTGTTGACAAAGTGTGTAAGAGAGTTTACTGAGCTGAATCTAAACCTCAcctttttattcaaaaaatggtaaacatttaatttaatggtTTAGGCCAGGGTTTGGATTAGTCTGTTGGCATTATAATTAGCTTTATTGTTTtagcttttgtgtgtgtgtgtgtgtgtgtgtgtgtgtgtgtgtgtgtgtgtgtgtttatgtgccgACAATGTTGTCAGTCTGAGCTCTAGGATTATGGGTCCTCTCTGTCAGGCATTACTGGCTCAGAACAAATCAAcaaatggtgtgtgtgtgtgtgtgtgtgtgtgtgtgtgtgtgtgtgtgtgtgtttgcagttaCTCCTTAATCAGCCGATTGGCTGGTTGGGTGATTGCGGTTTGCTATTGGTGAatttcatgtgagtgacaggttgccccacccttgtcatcagagaagagaagaggaagttattctgattaaaGATTAGGAGGaacatgtatttaaaacaataatgatgagTACCGATAAATaatttagaataaacactgtAATATTCTTTCATGGTCACTTTAAATGAGAAGGAAATATCAGCACATTTTAACTGCTTTAAGGCCATTTCACACCAAGTAGGATAACTATAAAacataactataacgataactatatttgcatccacaccaacaaacgataatggtctgtttattctaagctcccGCGCTGccgttttaaacatgtttttgctgttcttgttgcatttacatgactttaaccagcagatgtcctcagcatgctatgtttcgagtgtaaaatgatctaatctaacagtgaatttagctgacgatgtcaatatagtggaataaaaacaacgtctagtctttttcactgcaagtTCAACTGACGCTAGGTAATGCTagcgaaactagcgctggatacctgaggtaattttattttacactgtttgctagcctggcataatgatctcatcgttaataaTTCTCACCATTTATTATGAGGGTATGACCGACTGTTTTtcatatccattttctttaaagtatccttgaaaagggggtttgacttgtcaaacagtggtggctttttctggaaatcaccgattaacttctccgcaatgtcgtccgccattttaaatgcgcgggccgttaaattagaatggattctgattggctgtcagtgttttatcgttcaacagcaggaaaaaatcgttctgaaagtgatcccaacaatatcgtttctctatatcgttatctttatagctATGGAGTGAACattgctattcttttatatctagaatgatttttagaactaaatctttatcgttatccttatagttatcgtccttggtgtgaacgggcctttagactattaaattagaaataagttcactgaaaatgtttaataagaccacaatttaatgcattactttttcctttacttgattttattagttttatataaaacaatagatgcATCCATATTCAGCATAAATTAAACATTCccatataatgttacaaaaaagtcTCAAACATCAAGGCTGACCTTTGAGATTGTGATTTTTAAAGGCATGGAAAGTCTGATCCCTGATCATCAGACGTGTGAAAACACGGCAAAAACATTTAACCTGTGGTGTTTTGGGTCGAAGGTCTCTGTCGAATccaaatgtgatttattttttgaaaggaTTTGTCTGTTTAAACTAAGCCTTGTATGCAAATTCCATCTCTAATAAAATGCTTGTTCACAaatctaaatgtttttgaattcaCATTGTGTCTAATCTCTGACAGTTGGGCTTGTTTTTCAATCATAAACATACTAGATTACAGAGGAAAACTGGCTAAGAATATTAAAATCTTATCAGGATGTGAGAGGAaaattgtgttttgtgtgtgttggcACATTTCTGAAGCTCATTATTTGTGGTTATTGATGTAATCTGGTCTGCTTTTTTCTTAAATTCAATCATTCTGGAAGgagacaaaataatttgatggttttacatgcaaaaaaaaaaaaaaagtactatggtATTACCATAGCATTTTGGTACAGTCATAGTACTGCCACAGAACTTTACATTAAGTAAAAaatgattggacaaaaatattttaaaaaatataatattttaatatttaatatttttaaattagtgTAGGCTTGTTGATTTATTCATTGCTCATTCCTAAATATAGGATATTATTCATAGtaatggtatatatatatatatatatatatatatatattagacttGTTACATAATGTTGAATCTattattaaaatctaatttagctATATAGCCTAGTCTTCTAAAGCAGTTCCAGTTAGAAAACTCTCGCGAGAATGAATCTACTGCAGACGTCTCTTCCTCCAGAGGGCGCGCGTCCGCTTTAGAAAGCAAATTCCTGGACGTTTTTTGTCTTATTAGAGGCATTTGACATATTCTACATATGATACTTTTAAAGACTGAAGTCAAACATATGAATAGAAACCCATGCCAAACAACCAATATAAAACAATGCTTTAAATCTCACCATCCTGTCACCACAACGACTGTGATTTGTCCATCGTGTCAAACGCTGAGAAAAGTAACAGGTGTCACGTGACGCACTGGTCGCTGCAGGAGTGTCGGGTTTCAACCTTGCAAGTGGCGGCGGCGTCAAGCGCTTTTATTTATGATTATCTGTAATTTAAACATCTGCTGGACTTCTCTTTTGGTCCTGACACTTGTAATATTGTTTGCAATGTCTTCGGACGCCGGTGAAAAATATGTCTCTGTAGATTTTGAGGTATTCGGGAATGTTCAGGGTGGGTAGATTTGACTGCTTTGCAAAACTTGTCGACAATAATTAACGCCACGccttcaaaaatatatttatgcaaCAGCACAAAAAGGTTTTACACCATTGTGCATGCTTATTTCTTAATATAATAGGCTAATATGTTGGCTATTCTTTAATAGTATGTGTTTAAAGTACAAGTTTACATAAATGaataacaattttatataaCTATACATTTACAcgaattccaaaaaaaaaaaaaattgtcttttttCAGGTGTTTGCTTCAGAATGGTGAGGAAATTTATGGATAATACAAACTAAGTTTGCTTTACAAAGTTATTTTGCTTATAAACCTAACTAAGGAAGGATGGCAGAAcctactaaccctaaccaacatggtattattatgtttttcaaCATGGTAATACTATGATATTCTACTAGAAAATAACTTATTATTGTGCAAATATAAACAAGTGCTAGATCTACTAgctgaaataatatatttgagTATATTTTAGTGAAGCATGGCTAAAGTAGTGGGTTTTATGCATGAACTTATAAAATGTGTCTTTTGAATGCAATGAAATTGGCTTTTCCAAATGCATTAATGTAAGATCAAACCTGTAAACGTCCTGTTTTATGGCAGTATACAGAGGAAGAAGGGAAGAAACTGGGCGTGACAGGCTGGGTAAAGAACACTAGACAGGGCACTGTGATCGGACAGGTGCAGGGACCTCCCGAAAAAGTGAAAGAAATGTGAGTATGCATCTGTATAAAGGTGTTTATTCTCTTGTGCAGTGTCTCCTCTAACCAGCAGATGGCGTCAGTGTTCCAGCGTTTCAGTCATGGAACAGTCTAGAAAGACTGGAATCTCACACTGTGCTGTAACCTATAATCACTCATGCAGTGATAGATGGAGACAGCAGTGCTTTATCACTTCAGAGCTTTTAGTGTGTTAAAAGCTGTTGTAGCCTGTGCTGAGTGAGTATGTGGGCGTGTGCCGGTCTGCAGTCCCTCGAGCGGGGCGGGACCTGGAGCCATGATGTCATGATGTCAGTCTGGGCGGGGCGGCGACACAGGGGCGAGGGCTTTATGACATCACGGTCTCAAATGTGAACCAGACATTCATTTGTGCAAATTACTGGAGATGTAtactgcactctaaaaaatgcagggttgaaaatggacaaacttataatataaataagtgCATGTATTTCTGAGATGATAACTGGATGTCActcactgaattaaacatgagagataatgaggtcatgtgacagtatcTGCTGCTCTGTATTGAGTAAGAGGCCTGAAATGTGATGcataaatattactaaattaaattaactaaaatCTCTCTTTGCTGACCGCTGTTGATGTTCAAATGTACAGAAATCACTGCAGTCCATTAATGTAGCCGATTTCTTGAGCATAATTATCCAGAAGTGTGTGTGAGTTGTTGATCAGTGTGTAAACACCGTTACTCTGGCGATGGAGACTCTGTCAGACTCAGACGAGGCTCTTCAGCGTTTGTTTAGTGATCGCAGCGTTACTGTCAGATTGATCTGCAGCTGCAGGAGTGTTTGTGCAGATATTCAGCAGCTTCAGACAAAAACTGCTTTTGGAAGTTTGTTTTGGACCAACAGATGAAACAAACTGAGCATTTCCACTGCTATTgttcagaaaacacacacacactcactcactcacactcactcacacacactcacacacacacacccacgcAAAcatactcactcacacactttcacacactcaatcacacacactctcacacacgcacacactcacttacacacgctgactcacacacacgcacccacacacacacttactcactcacacactctcactcacacacgcacacacactcacactcactcacacacactcacactcactcacacacacgcagccacacaaacatactcacactcactcacacacacactcactcatactcacacacatacacacacatttactcactcacacactctgactcacacactcacactcactcacacacacgcagccacacaaacatactcacactcacactcactcacacacacgcacccacacaaacatactcacactcacacacacacttactcactcacacactctcactcacacacgcacacacactcacacacttacttactcactctcactcacacactcactcactcacacacacagacactcacacacacactcactcacacacacacactcacactcactcactcactcacacacacagacactcacacacatactcactctcactcacacacacatacacacacccacacacacatactcacactcactcacacacttactcactcactctcactcacacacacacactcacccacacacacatactcacactcactctcacacacactcactcacacacacacacacaaaacacaaaacaaaaatgcatttggaaaagataacataaaaatataaaactattattttgaacaacagaaatgtaaattaattGAATTACAACATTTGATCTTCCTTTATTATATAAAGgaattaataaatcaaatataagaTTCTAGTCTAAAAGTCAACATCAAATGGAATTCACACAGTAAAAAAGGATATTCAATGTGAAAAATAGTAAACTGAACCAACATCTGCTTGAGAATCACTacatgtgacaactagccccgtcCTCCTCTCTCAGCTCTGATAATGACTGTTTCATGTGAAGGTTATTAAGGTGGCGTTGCtctgtaaagacatttttagctGTGATTCTCTGGTGGGACCGTGTCCTATTTACTTACTCTACACAACCTCAAACTCCCtctgcgtgcgtgtgtgtgtgtgtgcgtgtgtgtgcgtgatcGTACGATGGCCTGATCCAGTGACAGAGACTCCAGTTCTGCAGGAGAAAAGCTTTTCCTCTTCCTCATTCCAGCTGGTGAACACGAGATGCGAGTGAACAGAAATGTGTTTgctcattaaatatttaaacaggcGGATGGCAAACCTccaggccccgccccctttACTTGTTTTCCCCTTCTTTGTTTCTCCTTTACCTAAATGACCTTATTTTTTTGACATCTATCAGTCTGTTTAcgctttttttgtcatttggcTCTACATTTGTTTGTTGGCTTGTTGGGTTGGTTTATTGAACTCTCTAGGGTGTGTGTTGGTGACGTTAGTGAGACTGTAGATCCCAAAGGATCGTCCCCAGACAGCCTCCACCCATCCTTGAATTATGTCTGGATGAGCTCTGAAGGGTAGAAGTGTTGCCAGAGAGCATTTCAGCCCATCAGGATCATCAGGATCTGTTTATGATCTGCTGGCATGACATGTACATCTGTCTCCTGTGATGTGGCAGACTTCATCtgttttaaagcattttgtCACAAAACTTTTAGGATTATTGTGGGTTGCTAACGTCACCGttactattgctcatatttAGGCGTAATCATGTGAAGAAATCcccaaaatataatataatgtaagtatacatattatttaaaaagtaaatatatttaatagtatattatttttaatacaatattattatgtattataaaatataaatattattttgagtgggtatttaatattatatttttatatttttaaactattgtttctaaatgtttttataatatcatttattataatataatataattacaatttaaaaagtaaacattttaatatattatttttaatacaatattattatttattataaatactgttttgagtatttaatattatatttttatattttattattgtttttaaactatTGTTTCTAACTGTTTttataatatcatttattataatataatataaatatcattttaaaaagtaaacattttaatattatatttaatataatattatttattataaaatataaatattattttgagtgggtatttaatattatatttttaaactattgtttctaaatgtttttataatatcatttattatagtataatataattacaatttaaaaagtaaacattttaatatattgtttttaatacaatattattatttattataaatattattttgagtgagtatttaatattatatttttatattttattattgtttttaaactatTGTTTCTAactgtttttataatataatttattataatataatataaatataatttaaaaaagtaaacattttaatattatatttaatataatattatttattataaaatataagtattaTCTGGAgtgtttaatattatatttataatctaatataataaatatataatatttttatataaataaatatattaatataaatatatatttgtatatattttattataatttattgtttatgtgtatatatatttatgtaattgtagtttatatatttataaatgatattatttatatattaataaattatattatacatttataaatgatattatattattattaagctatagtttatataatccaatatgtttattataatttatatatatatatatataacttaaaaaaaaattttatgcacacacacacacacacacatatatatatatatatacatatatacagtgggtacggaaagtattcagacccccttaatttttttactctttgttatattgcagccatttgctaaaatgatttaagttcatttttttttcctcattaatgtacacacagcaccccatattgacagaaaaacacagaattgttgacatttttgcagatttattaaaaaagaaaaactgatatatctcatggtcctaagtattcagaccctttgctcagtatttagtagaagcaccctaatacagccatgagtctttttgggaaagatgcaacaagtttttcacacctggatttggggatcctctgccattcctccttgcagatcctctccagttctgtcaaacgttggtggacagccatttttaggtttctccagagatgctcaattgggtttaagtcagggctctggctgggccattcaa
It includes:
- the acyp2 gene encoding acylphosphatase-2 isoform X1, producing the protein MIICNLNICWTSLLVLTLVILFAMSSDAGEKYVSVDFEVFGNVQGVCFRMYTEEEGKKLGVTGWVKNTRQGTVIGQVQGPPEKVKEMKYWLSKVGSPSSRIHRAQFTNERDISKLEIRGFGTRY
- the acyp2 gene encoding acylphosphatase-2 isoform X3, producing MIICNLNICWTSLLVLTLVILFAMSSDAGEKYVSVDFEVFGNVQGVCFRMYTEEEGKKLGVTGWVKNTRQGTVIGQVQGPPEKVKEM
- the acyp2 gene encoding acylphosphatase-2 isoform X2, which produces MIICNLNICWTSLLVLTLVILFAMSSDAGEKYVSVDFEYTEEEGKKLGVTGWVKNTRQGTVIGQVQGPPEKVKEMKYWLSKVGSPSSRIHRAQFTNERDISKLEIRGFGTRY
- the acyp2 gene encoding acylphosphatase-2 isoform X4 yields the protein MFRYTEEEGKKLGVTGWVKNTRQGTVIGQVQGPPEKVKEMKYWLSKVGSPSSRIHRAQFTNERDISKLEIRGFGTRY